One window of the Anabaena sphaerica FACHB-251 genome contains the following:
- a CDS encoding glutamate synthase-related protein, protein MNHQSLNQGQNITMSDMEITETYQGQRWLVEERDACGVGFIAHRQNLANHEILAKALTALTCLEHRGGCSADQDSGDGAGILTAIPWDLFQQEGINVSGPGNMAVGMIFLPQNQESAKKAKAVFEQVAAEEKLTVLGWRVVPVRAEVLGVQARENQPQIEQVFLTAADKSGDELERELYITRRRIVKAAKNISEEFYVCSLSSRTIVYKGMVRSAVLGEFYQDLKNPAFKCAFAVYHRRFSTNTMPKWPLAQPMRLLGHNGEINTLLGNINWMMAREATLDHPIWNGRADEFKPLVNIDSSDSATLDNVLELLVSSGRSPLEALMMMVPEAYKNQPSLQNYPEIVDFYEYYSGLQEAWDGPALLVFSDGKRVGATLDRNGLRPARYVITKDDYIVVASEAGVIEFPEADIVEKGRLGPGQMIAVDLSSNEILKNWEIKQRIAKLHPYGDWLQQYRQELKQLVKSTDVNGNGNGNGHHITDNGQLTVAKPDKQTLLQQQIAFGYTTEDVEMVIQPMANAGAEPTFCMGDDIPLAVLSEKPHLLYDYFKQRFAQVTNPPIDPLREKLVMSLTVELGERGNLLDPKPEHARRLKLDSPVLTDSELEAIKLSGFATAELSTLFSIAAGPNGLKAAVESLQRQAAESVRAGAKILILSDKISPTEQGGDTGVSAEFTYIPPLLAVGAVHYHLIREGVRMKTSLVVHTAQCWSTHHFACLLGYGAGAICPYMALDTVRDWWADPKTQQFMERGKINTLTLEQAIANYRQAVESGLLKILSKMGISLLSSYQAAQIFEAIGIGGDLLALGFRGTTSRIGGLSCAELAQEVLSFHSKAFPELTAKKLENLGFVQYRPGGEYHSNSPELVKALHKAVDGKQYDHYEVYKQHLQGRPATALRDLLDFVSDRPSIPIEEVESISEIAKRFCTGGMSLGALSREAHETLAIAMNRIGGKSNSGEGGEDPVRYNILNDVDENGHSPTLPHLNGLRNGDTASSAIKQVASGRFGVTPGYLASAKQIEIKIAQGAKPGEGGQLPGPKVSPYIAMLRRSKPGVTLISPPPHHDIYSIEDLAQLIFDLHQINPKAQVSVKLVAEIGIGTIAAGVAKANADIIQISGHDGGTGASPLSSIKHAGSPWELGLSEVHRVLMDNGLRDRVTLRVDGGLKSGWDILIAALMGAEEFGFGSIAMIAEGCIMARVCHLNTCPKGVATQKEELRLRFTGIPDHVVNFFYFVAEEVRSLLAKLGYRSLTELTGRADLLTVRSDSKLLKTQSINLDCLTKLPDAKQERSWLLHEEVHSNGSVLDDQILADVDIQETIKNQSTVTKTYAVVNTDRTVGSRLAGAIASQYGDSGFEGQINLNFQGSVGQSFGAFNLPGLTLTLTGEANDYVGKGMHGGEIIIKPPSDAQYEPSQNVIVGNTCLYGATGGVLFANGLAGERFAVRNSKGTAVIEGAGDHCCEYMTGGVVVVLGKVGRNVGAGMTGGLSYFLDEDGAFPELVNKAIVKIQRVVTEAGAKQLHELIQAHSDRTGSPKAQLILQNWAEYLPKFWQVVPPSEADSPEANAESETASKQLSSV, encoded by the coding sequence ATGAATCATCAATCATTGAATCAGGGGCAAAACATCACAATGTCAGATATGGAAATTACGGAAACTTATCAAGGACAAAGATGGTTAGTCGAAGAGAGAGACGCTTGTGGTGTAGGGTTTATCGCCCATCGCCAAAATCTTGCCAACCATGAAATTTTGGCAAAGGCTTTAACTGCTCTTACGTGCTTAGAACACAGAGGAGGTTGCAGCGCAGACCAAGACTCTGGAGATGGTGCAGGGATTTTGACAGCGATTCCTTGGGATTTGTTTCAACAAGAAGGTATTAATGTTTCAGGTCCTGGCAACATGGCCGTAGGAATGATATTCTTACCCCAAAACCAAGAATCAGCCAAAAAAGCAAAAGCCGTATTTGAGCAAGTGGCGGCTGAGGAAAAATTGACTGTACTGGGCTGGCGAGTAGTCCCCGTGCGTGCAGAAGTATTAGGGGTGCAAGCCAGAGAAAACCAACCCCAAATAGAACAAGTTTTTCTAACTGCGGCCGATAAAAGCGGTGATGAATTAGAACGAGAATTGTATATTACCCGTCGTCGCATTGTTAAAGCTGCGAAAAATATTTCTGAAGAATTTTATGTCTGCTCCCTATCGAGCCGCACAATTGTTTATAAAGGCATGGTGCGTTCGGCGGTGCTGGGAGAATTTTACCAGGATTTAAAAAATCCCGCTTTCAAATGTGCTTTTGCTGTTTATCATCGCCGCTTTAGCACCAATACGATGCCTAAATGGCCTTTAGCTCAACCAATGCGGTTACTGGGTCACAATGGGGAAATTAATACCCTGTTGGGTAACATTAACTGGATGATGGCGCGAGAAGCCACCTTGGATCATCCAATCTGGAATGGTCGCGCTGATGAATTTAAGCCACTGGTAAATATTGACAGTAGCGACTCAGCGACCCTTGATAATGTGCTAGAGTTACTGGTAAGTTCAGGACGTAGCCCCTTGGAAGCCTTAATGATGATGGTTCCAGAGGCATACAAAAATCAACCTTCTTTGCAGAATTATCCTGAGATTGTTGATTTCTATGAATATTACAGCGGTTTGCAAGAAGCCTGGGACGGTCCGGCGCTGTTGGTATTTAGTGATGGCAAAAGAGTTGGTGCAACTTTAGACCGCAACGGCTTAAGACCGGCTCGGTATGTGATTACCAAAGATGACTATATTGTAGTTGCTTCCGAAGCGGGTGTAATAGAATTCCCCGAAGCCGACATTGTGGAAAAAGGCAGACTAGGCCCAGGACAAATGATTGCTGTGGATTTAAGCAGCAATGAGATTTTGAAGAACTGGGAAATTAAACAACGTATTGCTAAGTTACATCCCTATGGCGATTGGTTGCAACAGTACCGCCAAGAACTGAAACAGTTAGTAAAATCCACAGATGTCAACGGTAATGGCAATGGTAACGGTCATCATATAACTGACAACGGACAACTGACGGTTGCAAAACCAGATAAACAAACTTTACTTCAACAACAGATTGCCTTTGGCTACACCACAGAAGATGTAGAAATGGTGATTCAGCCGATGGCTAACGCTGGTGCAGAACCGACTTTCTGTATGGGTGATGATATTCCTTTAGCGGTGTTATCAGAAAAACCCCACTTACTTTATGACTATTTCAAACAACGGTTTGCTCAGGTGACAAACCCACCGATTGACCCTTTACGGGAAAAGTTGGTAATGTCCTTAACGGTAGAACTGGGTGAAAGAGGTAATTTATTAGACCCGAAACCAGAACACGCCCGCAGACTGAAGCTAGATTCGCCAGTGTTGACCGATTCTGAGTTAGAAGCAATTAAGCTGTCAGGTTTTGCTACTGCTGAGTTATCAACTTTGTTTTCTATTGCTGCTGGTCCTAATGGGTTGAAAGCAGCAGTGGAATCTTTACAAAGACAAGCAGCGGAATCGGTGCGGGCTGGTGCGAAAATTTTAATCTTGAGTGATAAGATTTCCCCAACCGAGCAAGGTGGCGACACGGGAGTAAGTGCAGAATTTACCTATATTCCACCTTTGTTGGCTGTAGGCGCTGTTCACTATCACTTGATCCGCGAAGGTGTGCGGATGAAAACTTCTTTGGTTGTGCATACCGCCCAATGTTGGAGTACCCATCATTTTGCTTGTTTGTTGGGCTATGGTGCGGGTGCGATTTGTCCATATATGGCTTTGGATACTGTGCGGGATTGGTGGGCTGATCCGAAAACGCAACAGTTTATGGAAAGGGGTAAAATCAATACTCTGACTCTGGAACAGGCGATCGCTAATTATCGCCAAGCTGTAGAATCAGGTTTGTTGAAAATCCTGTCCAAAATGGGAATTTCGCTGCTTTCTAGCTATCAAGCGGCGCAAATCTTTGAAGCTATCGGCATTGGTGGCGATTTGTTGGCTTTGGGTTTTCGAGGCACAACTTCCCGTATTGGTGGACTGAGTTGTGCTGAACTGGCTCAAGAAGTGCTTTCTTTCCATAGTAAGGCTTTCCCAGAACTGACAGCGAAGAAGTTAGAAAATCTGGGGTTTGTTCAGTACCGTCCCGGTGGTGAATATCACAGCAATAGCCCAGAACTGGTTAAGGCGCTGCATAAGGCTGTGGATGGTAAGCAATATGACCATTATGAAGTTTATAAACAGCACTTGCAAGGTAGACCTGCGACGGCTTTGCGCGATTTGTTGGATTTTGTAAGCGATCGCCCATCTATCCCCATCGAAGAAGTAGAGTCAATCAGCGAGATTGCTAAACGCTTCTGTACTGGCGGGATGTCTTTAGGTGCATTGTCAAGGGAGGCACATGAAACTTTAGCGATCGCCATGAATCGCATTGGTGGTAAATCTAATTCTGGTGAAGGTGGAGAAGATCCGGTTCGTTACAATATATTAAATGATGTTGACGAAAATGGACATTCACCCACTCTGCCACATTTGAATGGGTTGAGAAATGGTGATACCGCTTCTAGCGCCATCAAACAAGTGGCTTCCGGTCGTTTTGGTGTCACACCTGGATACCTAGCCAGTGCTAAACAAATTGAAATCAAAATCGCTCAAGGTGCAAAACCGGGTGAAGGTGGACAGTTACCGGGTCCAAAGGTTAGCCCTTATATTGCCATGTTGCGCCGTTCTAAACCCGGTGTAACTTTGATTTCTCCCCCTCCCCACCATGATATTTACTCGATTGAAGATTTGGCGCAGTTGATTTTTGACCTGCATCAAATTAACCCGAAAGCACAGGTTTCTGTGAAACTGGTTGCAGAAATCGGTATTGGTACGATTGCGGCTGGTGTAGCTAAAGCTAATGCTGATATTATCCAAATTTCTGGTCATGATGGCGGTACTGGTGCATCTCCTTTGAGTTCTATTAAACACGCTGGTAGTCCGTGGGAACTCGGATTGAGTGAAGTGCATCGGGTGTTGATGGATAATGGATTGCGCGATCGCGTAACTTTAAGGGTCGATGGTGGTCTCAAGAGTGGCTGGGATATCCTAATTGCAGCATTAATGGGCGCTGAGGAGTTTGGTTTCGGTTCTATTGCCATGATTGCTGAAGGTTGTATTATGGCGCGGGTGTGTCATTTAAATACCTGTCCCAAGGGTGTGGCCACTCAGAAGGAAGAATTGCGGCTCAGGTTCACTGGTATACCAGACCATGTGGTTAATTTCTTCTATTTTGTGGCTGAAGAAGTCCGTAGTCTATTAGCTAAACTCGGTTATCGTTCCTTAACAGAATTGACTGGTAGGGCGGATTTGTTAACTGTGCGTTCTGATAGTAAGCTACTTAAAACTCAGTCCATTAACTTGGACTGCTTAACTAAGCTACCAGATGCCAAACAAGAACGTAGCTGGTTGTTACATGAAGAAGTCCACAGCAATGGATCTGTTTTAGATGACCAGATTTTAGCTGATGTGGATATTCAAGAGACGATCAAAAATCAATCCACTGTCACCAAGACTTATGCTGTTGTCAATACTGATAGAACGGTGGGATCAAGGTTAGCGGGGGCTATAGCATCTCAATACGGTGATAGCGGTTTTGAAGGGCAAATTAACCTGAACTTCCAAGGTAGTGTAGGGCAAAGCTTTGGCGCGTTTAACCTGCCTGGGTTAACTCTGACTTTGACAGGGGAAGCTAACGACTATGTAGGTAAGGGGATGCACGGTGGAGAGATTATCATTAAACCCCCATCTGATGCTCAATACGAACCATCACAAAATGTGATTGTTGGCAATACCTGTCTTTATGGTGCGACTGGTGGTGTGTTATTTGCCAACGGTTTAGCCGGAGAACGCTTTGCTGTACGTAATTCTAAAGGTACGGCGGTAATTGAAGGGGCTGGGGATCACTGCTGCGAGTATATGACTGGTGGTGTGGTTGTGGTTTTGGGTAAAGTCGGCCGTAACGTAGGTGCGGGTATGACTGGGGGACTGAGTTACTTCTTAGATGAAGATGGTGCTTTCCCTGAGTTAGTGAATAAGGCTATTGTCAAAATTCAGCGGGTGGTGACGGAAGCAGGTGCTAAACAACTGCATGAGTTAATTCAAGCCCATAGCGATCGCACAGGTTCACCGAAAGCACAGCTAATTTTACAAAATTGGGCAGAATATCTACCCAAATTCTGGCAAGTTGTGCCACCTTCAGAAGCTGATAGTCCAGAAGCTAATGCTGAATCTGAGACAGCAAGTAAACAGTTAAGTTCTGTTTAG
- a CDS encoding polysaccharide deacetylase family protein, with translation MENKKSFFWPQGILIVLLCLTGTVGIGLMMLVKPNASEAQNSQNISINDIVTNIGTQERIEQLKATMLTTWQREAQAKGIAADVPSSFQGVTIKAATLPPDQKVIALTFDDGPWPKSTAQVLDILKKNNIKGTFFVLGQNVKNYPDLSRRIVAEGHSIANHTWHHWYHHMNPQTAAYEVANTTDIIFKTTGVKTGLFRPPGGNMTNGVAAYARSNKYAIIMWSSDSIDYSRPGVPRLINNIFKAAKPGGIVLMHDGGGDRTHTVKALPEVISKFRKQGYKFVTIPEMLEMQDKQQQLVAKKK, from the coding sequence GTGGAAAATAAGAAGTCATTTTTTTGGCCGCAGGGAATATTAATTGTATTGCTTTGCTTAACTGGTACTGTGGGCATTGGTTTGATGATGCTTGTCAAGCCAAATGCCTCTGAAGCTCAAAATAGCCAGAATATCAGTATAAATGATATTGTAACTAACATAGGAACTCAGGAGCGTATTGAGCAATTGAAGGCAACAATGCTCACTACTTGGCAGCGGGAAGCACAAGCAAAAGGTATTGCTGCTGATGTGCCATCAAGTTTTCAAGGGGTAACAATTAAGGCGGCTACACTTCCTCCAGATCAGAAAGTGATTGCACTCACCTTTGATGATGGTCCTTGGCCGAAAAGTACAGCCCAAGTGCTGGATATCCTCAAAAAAAATAATATTAAAGGCACATTTTTTGTCCTTGGGCAAAATGTAAAAAATTACCCTGATTTAAGCAGACGAATAGTTGCTGAAGGTCATTCTATTGCTAATCATACCTGGCATCATTGGTATCATCACATGAACCCGCAAACGGCAGCCTATGAAGTTGCCAATACTACAGATATTATTTTTAAGACTACAGGTGTAAAAACCGGTTTGTTTCGCCCACCAGGTGGCAATATGACTAATGGGGTAGCAGCTTACGCAAGAAGTAATAAGTATGCAATTATTATGTGGTCTTCTGACTCAATAGACTATTCTCGTCCTGGTGTACCTAGATTAATCAACAATATATTCAAGGCAGCAAAACCTGGTGGTATTGTATTAATGCACGATGGGGGTGGCGATCGCACTCACACGGTCAAAGCCTTACCAGAAGTTATCAGTAAATTCCGTAAGCAAGGCTATAAGTTTGTCACTATCCCAGAAATGTTAGAAATGCAAGACAAACAACAACAGTTGGTTGCTAAGAAGAAATAG
- a CDS encoding ArnT family glycosyltransferase produces MNHNRHYQWQRDYLILLIIWLLGLVIDRTWFLLDDSIPAHDQSAHLTGALSHYHIFNNFNIFSGDWWLSLWQLTPSYRAPFVYICTVPFLFLFGKGYDQASLVNLLYSAIIILSVYHLGKYLFKNIKIAITASTFCLLLPILGINRTDYLLDYGLTAVVILTFTILTIWKDSYAGFLSWVLTISLGLGIGLIMLAKPTGFIFILIPGIWTLITLIKNRKFIKLIQSGLSLIVAWLICGSWYSLNWLTIITSALNANSVGKGEGDPAATTIAGWLFYPQLIPETVGLPILSVSFGILFVYLIKHDFSQDAIKISLQKSGLNWLLISLVSSYILCTLGTNKDIRFILPCFPVISLILSHFFNLIENIRFDKLRLASLVLSIIVLLNNLFPLPLIQAWGGKHLPNDDAKKYPLSQLIEEINQTTPYLRSTLGIIPVSTPQINEFTFDYFGKLADFRVHGRKLTTKLADVNQDLDYFSWYITRDNEPEQAGKKGEIKRKLKYLVESSPDLKLQADWELPNNDKLRLYHRKNSDVVIKQLSYSNEPFTLEIVKIAKELIREKNNPVIYQMTGKWDDLQNGLLLLKWQNPQGSWYHDHAIALGNLYCGFKCHPQGNFRVIENISTFVPKTLPLGKYQLSALYLDRRSGKITPLNIQNITVNVIDKGNIENSPPLDLVSRISQLAPELRNGKLENIFEQIDNFNQYDPTQDYLKQIEFAANYYLQYEPNNLNWRYTLVLSQLLQRKAPDLIQNLTELTKYDAKNPYTWVYLAVVYLYEFQPRKAEANLVIAEQIKPDIPELKTLKTVTNIMKFLPLIHF; encoded by the coding sequence ATGAACCATAATAGACATTATCAATGGCAGAGAGATTATCTTATCTTATTAATAATTTGGTTACTGGGATTAGTTATAGATAGAACTTGGTTTTTATTAGATGACTCCATCCCTGCCCATGATCAAAGCGCACATTTAACAGGAGCATTAAGTCATTATCACATCTTTAATAATTTTAATATCTTCTCAGGTGATTGGTGGTTATCTCTGTGGCAATTAACCCCTAGTTATCGCGCTCCTTTTGTATATATTTGTACTGTACCTTTTTTGTTTCTATTTGGCAAGGGATACGACCAAGCAAGTTTAGTTAATTTACTTTACTCAGCAATAATTATATTGTCTGTATATCATCTAGGAAAATATTTATTTAAAAATATAAAGATTGCTATAACTGCCAGTACATTCTGTTTGTTATTGCCTATTTTGGGAATTAACAGAACAGATTATTTATTAGACTATGGTTTAACAGCAGTTGTCATTCTCACATTTACCATTTTAACCATTTGGAAAGATAGTTATGCTGGATTTTTATCATGGGTGTTAACTATCAGCTTGGGATTAGGAATAGGGTTAATCATGTTAGCAAAACCAACAGGATTTATTTTTATCTTAATTCCTGGTATCTGGACATTAATTACCTTGATCAAAAACCGGAAATTTATTAAACTAATTCAATCAGGTTTATCTTTAATTGTAGCTTGGTTAATTTGTGGTTCTTGGTATAGTTTAAATTGGTTAACAATTATCACTTCTGCCTTAAATGCTAACAGTGTCGGAAAAGGGGAAGGAGATCCTGCTGCTACGACTATTGCTGGATGGTTATTTTATCCGCAACTTATACCCGAAACTGTCGGTTTGCCAATATTATCTGTGAGTTTTGGCATTTTATTTGTTTATCTCATTAAACATGATTTTTCTCAAGATGCAATTAAAATCAGTTTGCAAAAGTCTGGATTAAATTGGTTATTAATTTCTCTGGTCAGCAGTTATATACTTTGCACCCTTGGTACAAATAAAGATATTAGATTTATTCTCCCCTGCTTTCCTGTAATTAGTTTAATTTTGTCTCACTTTTTCAATCTCATAGAAAATATCAGGTTTGATAAACTAAGGTTAGCGAGTCTGGTATTAAGTATCATAGTTTTACTTAATAACCTGTTTCCTTTACCCTTAATTCAAGCATGGGGAGGAAAGCATTTACCCAATGATGACGCTAAAAAATATCCACTTTCTCAATTGATAGAGGAAATTAACCAAACAACTCCTTATTTACGCTCAACTTTAGGCATAATTCCGGTTTCGACACCGCAAATAAACGAGTTTACTTTCGACTATTTTGGTAAATTAGCAGATTTTCGCGTACATGGGAGAAAATTAACTACAAAACTAGCTGATGTCAACCAAGATTTAGACTATTTTTCCTGGTACATCACCAGAGATAATGAACCAGAACAAGCAGGAAAAAAAGGAGAAATTAAACGCAAATTAAAATATTTAGTCGAATCTTCTCCTGATTTAAAATTACAGGCTGATTGGGAATTACCGAATAATGATAAATTACGATTATATCATCGGAAAAATTCTGACGTTGTAATTAAACAATTAAGTTATAGTAATGAACCATTTACTCTAGAAATAGTTAAGATTGCCAAGGAATTAATTAGAGAAAAAAATAACCCTGTTATTTATCAAATGACAGGTAAATGGGATGATTTACAAAATGGTTTATTACTATTAAAATGGCAAAATCCGCAAGGCTCTTGGTATCATGATCATGCCATTGCATTAGGAAATTTATACTGTGGCTTTAAATGTCATCCCCAAGGAAATTTTAGAGTAATTGAAAATATATCCACATTTGTACCTAAAACACTACCTTTAGGTAAATATCAACTATCAGCACTTTATTTAGATAGAAGAAGTGGTAAAATTACACCTTTAAATATTCAAAATATTACTGTGAATGTGATAGATAAAGGAAACATAGAAAACTCACCACCTTTAGATTTAGTTTCCCGCATATCACAATTAGCACCGGAATTGCGAAATGGTAAGTTAGAAAATATATTTGAGCAGATAGATAATTTTAATCAATATGATCCCACGCAAGATTATTTAAAACAAATTGAATTTGCAGCTAATTATTACCTGCAATACGAACCAAATAACCTTAATTGGCGTTATACTCTAGTTTTATCACAACTTTTACAGCGCAAAGCACCAGACTTGATTCAGAATTTAACAGAATTAACTAAATATGATGCTAAAAATCCTTACACTTGGGTTTACTTAGCGGTTGTCTATTTATATGAATTTCAACCAAGAAAAGCTGAAGCAAATTTAGTTATAGCAGAACAAATAAAACCAGATATACCAGAATTAAAAACCTTAAAAACTGT